The following proteins are encoded in a genomic region of Aquella oligotrophica:
- a CDS encoding helix-turn-helix transcriptional regulator produces MKILCITNPEFFTRYNAGFEENSNLFDCLKHLPLMDKKSEIYTNLIISKKVQGYFIAQDLDGSSGHLIDRVYLSPIMDENQELVGIELECISMAGLPIINILDEEKDYQLHFPTLTKREYEIAVLKYLGKTDREISEILSTKGSPVSDKTIASIVYNQLYRKLDVHNKSDLIKKIHNSGMDKFIPKSLIASNQLIVFSTLDLS; encoded by the coding sequence ATGAAAATACTGTGTATAACTAATCCGGAATTTTTCACAAGATATAATGCTGGTTTTGAAGAAAATAGTAACCTCTTTGACTGTTTAAAACATTTGCCACTAATGGATAAAAAAAGCGAAATATATACCAATTTAATTATAAGCAAAAAAGTACAAGGATATTTTATTGCACAAGATTTAGATGGAAGTAGTGGACATTTAATTGATCGAGTATATCTATCGCCAATTATGGATGAAAATCAGGAGTTAGTGGGTATTGAACTCGAATGTATAAGTATGGCTGGACTCCCGATCATCAATATCCTTGATGAAGAGAAAGATTATCAACTTCATTTTCCAACTCTGACTAAGAGAGAATATGAAATCGCAGTATTAAAATATCTTGGCAAAACAGATCGGGAAATTAGTGAAATATTAAGCACTAAAGGCTCGCCTGTCTCAGATAAAACTATAGCCAGTATTGTATATAATCAGTTGTATAGAAAACTTGATGTGCATAATAAATCTGATCTTATTAAGAAAATACATAATTCGGGCATGGATAAATTTATTCCAAAGTCATTAATTGCAAGCAACCAATTAATTGTATTTTCAACTCTTGACTTATCCTGA
- the budA gene encoding acetolactate decarboxylase, whose product MSNYKKKPKMYQTGTINSLINAVYDGDICIGELKEHGDFGLGTFDMVDGEMIVCDNIYYRADVNGNLEVVSDETLTPFAVINKFIPNQDIGLNNKRYEQIEEYLLNFFPSKNMIYAIKIEGKFKSILLRSEACQPRTYQKMSETMPELQKTFSKNDIEGTLVGVWFPQYLEQLNVPGFHFHFIDKDRSIGGHVFNFELEKGRAYIQELKSLQVDLIDNDEFATAELMADSEAIHQVEKQR is encoded by the coding sequence GTGTCAAACTATAAAAAGAAGCCTAAAATGTATCAGACAGGCACGATTAACTCGTTAATCAATGCTGTCTATGATGGTGATATTTGCATTGGTGAATTAAAAGAACATGGCGATTTTGGTCTTGGAACTTTTGACATGGTTGATGGTGAAATGATTGTTTGTGACAATATTTACTATCGAGCGGATGTTAATGGTAATCTTGAAGTAGTAAGTGATGAGACTCTCACTCCATTTGCAGTTATAAATAAATTTATACCAAATCAGGATATTGGTCTCAATAATAAACGTTATGAACAGATTGAAGAGTATTTATTGAATTTCTTTCCTTCGAAAAATATGATTTATGCAATCAAAATTGAGGGGAAATTCAAGTCTATATTACTTAGAAGCGAGGCATGCCAGCCAAGAACTTATCAGAAGATGAGTGAAACGATGCCTGAATTGCAGAAAACCTTTAGTAAAAACGACATTGAGGGCACGTTGGTTGGTGTTTGGTTTCCTCAATATCTAGAACAGTTGAATGTGCCTGGTTTTCATTTTCATTTTATTGATAAAGACCGCTCTATCGGTGGTCATGTCTTTAATTTTGAGTTAGAGAAGGGGCGGGCTTATATTCAGGAATTGAAGAGTTTGCAAGTGGATTTGATTGATAATGATGAATTTGCGACGGCTGAATTAATGGCAGATAGTGAAGCAATCCATCAGGTAGAAAAACAACGTTAA
- a CDS encoding ion channel, with amino-acid sequence MPYKYFSMLAKLCSVMLVISAAIILTQGLIPLVGSHPENDFIYKSKVGIQIFSQVIFTYCSLVIGLLLANRSRIVWYIAISLIIIICITNIIFWTNYTILYYYLITLALLLISRKAFDLDLFVSYIFLFVFGFLIFALIYGTIGTYLFRIDFTGINSIYDALYFTIVTYSTVGYGDISPKTVFAKFFVISMIIIGLVVFATSITVIAYNINRHLKKVLNHLNKGRLGMTNHIVLIGCGIFTKILIERYIKDKINFLVIDTDKNLDYEKQLLIDNNRLIIASYHGNNDSLIKAQAELAAKIIIAHDTDEASILATMNTREYLESKNQPNTPEIIVRILYFENISKAKRAGADEIIAPHVLAAEQILKRK; translated from the coding sequence ATGCCATATAAATATTTTAGTATGCTAGCCAAACTATGCAGTGTTATGCTAGTCATAAGTGCAGCTATCATCCTTACACAAGGCTTGATTCCATTAGTTGGAAGTCATCCAGAAAATGACTTCATATATAAATCAAAAGTTGGGATACAGATATTCTCCCAGGTCATTTTTACCTATTGCTCACTAGTGATCGGATTACTCCTCGCAAACCGTTCTCGGATAGTATGGTATATAGCAATTAGCCTAATCATAATTATTTGTATTACCAATATCATTTTTTGGACAAACTATACAATCTTATACTATTACCTAATTACACTGGCATTACTACTTATCTCCAGAAAAGCCTTTGATCTGGATTTATTTGTTTCATATATATTTCTATTTGTTTTTGGGTTTCTGATTTTTGCCTTGATTTATGGGACTATTGGCACATACCTTTTTCGCATTGATTTTACTGGCATTAACTCAATCTATGATGCACTTTATTTTACTATTGTAACTTATAGCACCGTTGGCTATGGTGATATTTCTCCAAAAACAGTATTTGCAAAGTTTTTTGTAATTAGTATGATCATAATAGGTTTGGTCGTTTTCGCTACCAGCATCACGGTAATAGCCTATAATATAAATCGACATTTAAAAAAAGTACTAAATCATCTCAATAAAGGCAGGCTTGGCATGACTAATCACATTGTTCTAATTGGTTGTGGAATTTTTACTAAAATACTCATTGAACGATACATTAAAGACAAAATAAATTTCTTAGTTATTGATACAGACAAAAATCTTGATTATGAAAAACAATTATTAATAGATAACAACCGATTGATAATTGCTTCATACCATGGAAATAATGACTCATTAATCAAGGCACAGGCAGAATTAGCCGCAAAAATTATTATCGCCCACGATACAGATGAAGCCAGTATATTAGCAACCATGAACACCCGTGAATATCTGGAGTCAAAGAATCAACCAAATACACCAGAAATTATTGTTAGGATATTGTATTTTGAAAATATTAGTAAGGCAAAACGTGCTGGAGCTGATGAGATCATTGCTCCACACGTTTTAGCTGCCGAGCAGATACTCAAGAGAAAATAA
- the ppsR gene encoding posphoenolpyruvate synthetase regulatory kinase/phosphorylase PpsR produces MRSVFFISDQTGITTEKLGNALLAKFPEVEFRRETFPFIDTPAKMSQVMLRVYNRYLQDGEKPIVVSSVLNADLRKIIEVDYAHSLDFFQAFIPQLEEALGVQATQKINKLHGISDEEKYNHRIDAIHFSLENDDGVSSKNYHEADVIIVGVSRVGKTPTSIYLAVNYGIKAANYPFAELDLKTDHLPKSLVPFHQKLFGLSIEADRLHQIRSHRLPNSKYANITTCMDEINAAERIMNTCGIPFLNTSHKSIEEISVAIMQMVRLKRQY; encoded by the coding sequence ATGCGGAGTGTCTTTTTTATCTCTGATCAAACCGGGATTACCACTGAAAAGCTGGGTAATGCCCTTTTAGCCAAATTTCCTGAAGTTGAATTTCGCCGCGAAACATTTCCATTTATTGACACACCTGCGAAAATGAGTCAGGTGATGTTGCGTGTTTATAACCGTTATTTGCAAGATGGTGAGAAGCCAATTGTTGTTTCTAGTGTTCTTAATGCTGATTTGCGTAAGATTATTGAAGTTGATTATGCACATAGTTTAGATTTCTTTCAGGCATTTATTCCTCAGTTAGAAGAGGCTCTTGGCGTACAGGCGACCCAAAAAATCAATAAATTACATGGTATCAGTGATGAAGAGAAATATAACCATCGAATTGATGCAATTCATTTTTCACTCGAAAATGACGATGGGGTAAGCAGTAAAAACTATCATGAAGCTGATGTAATTATCGTTGGTGTTTCAAGGGTTGGTAAGACTCCTACCAGTATTTATCTAGCAGTTAATTATGGAATTAAGGCTGCTAATTATCCATTTGCCGAACTGGATCTTAAAACCGATCATTTACCAAAATCATTGGTTCCATTTCATCAAAAGTTATTTGGACTTAGTATCGAGGCAGACAGATTACATCAGATTCGTTCACATCGACTGCCTAATAGTAAGTATGCAAATATTACTACTTGTATGGATGAGATCAATGCAGCTGAAAGAATTATGAATACCTGCGGGATTCCATTCTTAAACACCAGTCATAAGTCAATTGAGGAAATTTCGGTAGCAATTATGCAGATGGTACGACTTAAGCGTCAGTATTAG
- the alsS gene encoding acetolactate synthase AlsS, whose product MNRNIATLLVDQMENYGIEYVFCVPGASIDAITTALTGRKPKLILCRQESGAGNAAVAYAKKTGKPAVVLVTAGPGATNLVTAAATATLEHNPLIAICGQMDSRTTFKPSHQIINAEDLFLPVTRYSKEVTNPDTVSGIWDFAYNKAITGETGAVHLSFAADLLAQPTKLIASTPRKESVAIAQQSDIDAAQELIKLAKSPLIIIGADAATSAVADSLEKLLDNTKIPVLSSFEGGGMVMPRHLGHFMGRLGAFQNQPCNEIIQQADLFIAIGYNIAELDPLKWNPTDKKLIHIANYTPVFAEGYRPDIQLLGNIAHNVAVLSEGLNYSPSEESQLQQKKVREKLAKRLTNYTQPKINMVHPLEVVALIQANIGSDDTLVSDVGSHQYWLSEYFVSHTPRQFINSMGFQTLGVSIPFAVGAAFSNKSRGLDSARVYSVSGDGGVLMCIMELATAVEHQLPIIHLVWKDHSYNLVAIQEEHKYAETSAVKFTHNIDFAEMARSFGAYGITVTAQEQLLPALKEAQSQTGPVIIDVAIDYTDNLKSLVE is encoded by the coding sequence ATGAATAGAAATATTGCTACGTTATTAGTTGATCAGATGGAAAATTACGGGATTGAATATGTTTTTTGTGTGCCGGGAGCTTCGATTGATGCTATTACTACGGCGTTAACTGGGCGCAAACCTAAATTAATCTTGTGCCGCCAGGAAAGTGGTGCAGGTAATGCAGCTGTTGCCTATGCTAAAAAAACGGGTAAGCCAGCAGTAGTATTAGTAACTGCTGGACCTGGTGCAACTAATCTAGTAACTGCTGCCGCCACTGCAACATTGGAACATAATCCACTGATTGCAATCTGTGGGCAAATGGATAGCCGAACAACATTTAAGCCATCCCATCAAATTATTAATGCCGAGGATCTATTTTTACCAGTTACTCGTTATAGCAAAGAGGTAACTAATCCAGATACGGTAAGTGGCATTTGGGATTTTGCATATAATAAAGCAATAACTGGAGAGACCGGAGCAGTTCATTTATCCTTTGCTGCTGATTTATTAGCTCAACCAACTAAACTTATCGCCTCTACACCACGTAAAGAATCCGTAGCAATTGCCCAACAAAGTGATATAGATGCGGCGCAAGAATTGATTAAACTTGCGAAATCACCATTAATTATAATTGGTGCAGATGCAGCGACTAGTGCGGTTGCTGATAGTTTAGAGAAGCTACTTGATAATACCAAGATTCCCGTATTAAGCTCTTTTGAGGGCGGTGGAATGGTGATGCCCCGTCATTTAGGGCATTTTATGGGACGTTTGGGAGCATTCCAGAATCAACCATGTAATGAGATTATCCAACAGGCTGATTTATTCATTGCTATTGGTTACAATATTGCTGAACTTGATCCATTAAAATGGAATCCTACTGACAAGAAATTAATTCATATTGCAAATTATACTCCGGTATTTGCAGAGGGCTATCGTCCGGATATTCAGCTATTGGGGAACATTGCCCATAATGTAGCGGTATTGTCGGAAGGATTAAATTATTCACCATCAGAGGAATCACAATTACAGCAAAAAAAGGTTAGAGAAAAGCTTGCTAAGCGATTAACTAATTATACGCAGCCTAAAATAAATATGGTGCATCCACTTGAAGTGGTCGCACTAATTCAGGCAAATATTGGTAGTGATGATACTCTAGTTAGTGATGTGGGGAGTCATCAATATTGGCTATCTGAGTATTTTGTTAGCCATACTCCGCGCCAATTTATAAATAGTATGGGCTTTCAGACGCTTGGGGTATCAATTCCTTTTGCTGTTGGTGCTGCGTTTAGCAATAAATCGCGAGGGCTTGATAGTGCACGGGTTTATTCGGTATCTGGCGATGGTGGTGTATTGATGTGTATTATGGAATTAGCTACCGCAGTCGAACACCAATTACCAATAATTCATCTGGTGTGGAAGGATCATAGTTATAATTTAGTTGCAATACAGGAAGAGCATAAATATGCTGAAACTAGTGCAGTCAAATTTACCCATAATATTGACTTTGCAGAAATGGCAAGAAGTTTTGGCGCCTATGGAATAACAGTAACAGCTCAAGAACAGCTACTGCCAGCTCTAAAGGAAGCGCAGTCGCAGACTGGACCAGTAATTATTGACGTTGCAATTGATTATACGGATAACCTGAAATCATTGGTTGAGTAG
- a CDS encoding disulfide bond formation protein B: MQTSLLNKINTRCLFLAIFLICFFAVGYAMYAQFYQNADPCPLCIAQRVIFAAIALISLVALIHGAKKTGTIIYSLIIGAIAIFGIKTAYHHVWLQSLPPSEWPASCGMPLDILYKQIPLSGFLHTVLSGSAECAMVSWKVFGISGAKLSLYGFSLITLITLTCIMRSLIKTK; the protein is encoded by the coding sequence ATGCAAACTAGTCTCTTGAATAAAATAAATACGCGCTGCCTGTTTCTGGCTATCTTTCTAATTTGTTTTTTTGCGGTTGGCTATGCAATGTATGCACAATTCTATCAAAATGCAGATCCCTGCCCATTATGTATTGCTCAACGAGTAATCTTTGCAGCAATTGCCTTAATATCACTTGTAGCATTAATTCATGGCGCAAAAAAAACGGGAACCATAATTTACAGTCTAATCATAGGTGCTATCGCAATCTTTGGCATAAAAACTGCTTATCACCACGTCTGGTTACAGAGCTTACCACCTTCAGAATGGCCTGCATCGTGCGGGATGCCACTTGACATTTTATATAAACAAATCCCACTAAGCGGGTTTTTACATACGGTTTTATCAGGGTCGGCAGAATGCGCAATGGTTAGCTGGAAGGTATTTGGTATTTCTGGTGCCAAACTAAGTCTTTATGGATTTAGTCTAATTACTTTAATTACTCTAACTTGCATAATGAGATCATTAATAAAAACAAAATAA
- a CDS encoding thiamine pyrophosphate-binding protein — translation MKVKRYVIEALKAEGIKHVFMVPGGELDPIVFDMVEEGSIQPICSAIEGGAAFMADGYSRSSNKFGVCAAIGGPGILNMATAIATAAADHSPMLVISGDVPLDEEGKGFIQDSSSLGLNTSAVMAPLMSGQVEAHSANQVPFGLKNLMNKMLTPSTRGPVHLSMTLDVQDSDIADETSYKPVSESMLHPKYLNEEAFEEAFSALANGKKVVIYAGSEVRKSSSWELLTQFAEKYSIPVATTISAKGVISEEHELSLGIIGWVIHPYANKVVMEDDIDVMLCLGVQLNSAETMAGSKEFKAKTTIVSYTNFHNVFQNIDYEYEVLGDSYSFLKHALAVNDERSAKLLAGKQFREEWLATAKAGCNNVNAYDIENTANVDKPIHPARLVKALRNVLPQDTVMAIDSGAHMMFAFHYWTVTDPTQVITALDYMGSMGWAWGAIIGSKVALQNRPHVLFTGDACTLMHGMEIKTAVEYDIPVIFVISNNRAYGNPKLRAMKFSQKVNDFMNIPAFDFAALGRSLGAEGFTVTDPADLEATIDKAYKLNKPVVIDVIVDNVPTPTKVYDKYFAASFFHGGKL, via the coding sequence ATGAAAGTAAAAAGATATGTAATTGAAGCTTTGAAAGCTGAAGGAATTAAGCATGTATTTATGGTGCCAGGTGGTGAATTAGATCCGATTGTTTTTGATATGGTAGAGGAGGGAAGTATTCAACCCATTTGCTCAGCTATTGAGGGTGGTGCGGCATTTATGGCGGATGGCTATTCAAGAAGCTCAAATAAATTTGGTGTTTGTGCTGCGATTGGTGGACCTGGTATTTTAAATATGGCAACAGCTATTGCTACAGCTGCCGCGGATCATTCACCGATGTTAGTAATTTCGGGTGATGTTCCTCTTGATGAAGAAGGGAAGGGATTTATTCAGGATAGTAGTTCATTAGGTCTTAATACTTCGGCGGTAATGGCGCCACTAATGTCTGGACAGGTTGAAGCGCATTCGGCAAATCAGGTTCCATTTGGCTTGAAAAATCTAATGAACAAGATGCTAACACCAAGTACCAGAGGTCCGGTTCATTTATCGATGACACTTGATGTACAGGATAGTGATATAGCTGATGAAACAAGCTATAAACCTGTTTCAGAATCAATGTTGCACCCTAAATATTTAAATGAGGAAGCGTTTGAAGAAGCCTTTAGTGCTCTTGCAAATGGTAAAAAAGTAGTTATTTATGCTGGAAGTGAAGTTAGAAAATCATCTTCATGGGAGCTATTGACCCAATTTGCTGAGAAATATAGTATTCCTGTTGCAACTACCATTAGTGCTAAAGGTGTTATCTCAGAAGAGCATGAATTATCATTAGGGATTATTGGTTGGGTTATTCATCCATATGCAAACAAAGTTGTTATGGAAGATGATATTGATGTCATGTTATGTCTGGGAGTTCAGCTTAATTCCGCCGAAACAATGGCTGGTAGCAAGGAGTTTAAAGCTAAAACGACGATTGTTAGTTATACTAATTTCCATAATGTGTTCCAGAATATTGATTATGAGTATGAAGTTTTAGGTGATAGCTATTCTTTCCTGAAGCATGCATTGGCTGTTAATGATGAACGTAGTGCTAAGTTATTAGCAGGTAAACAATTCCGTGAAGAGTGGTTGGCTACAGCAAAAGCAGGCTGTAATAATGTTAATGCTTATGATATTGAAAATACTGCTAATGTAGACAAGCCTATACATCCTGCGAGATTAGTAAAAGCCTTGCGTAATGTGCTGCCTCAAGATACAGTAATGGCAATTGATTCTGGCGCACACATGATGTTTGCATTCCATTATTGGACAGTAACAGATCCTACCCAAGTAATTACAGCACTTGATTATATGGGTAGCATGGGTTGGGCATGGGGTGCTATTATTGGTAGTAAAGTTGCTTTGCAAAATCGTCCGCATGTATTATTTACTGGTGATGCCTGTACACTTATGCATGGCATGGAGATAAAAACAGCTGTTGAGTATGATATACCTGTGATCTTTGTTATCTCAAATAATCGTGCCTATGGTAATCCCAAATTACGCGCAATGAAATTTAGTCAAAAAGTAAATGACTTTATGAATATTCCTGCATTTGATTTTGCTGCCCTTGGTCGCTCGCTAGGTGCAGAAGGGTTTACCGTAACAGACCCAGCTGATCTGGAAGCAACTATTGACAAAGCTTATAAGTTAAATAAACCAGTTGTGATTGATGTTATCGTTGATAATGTTCCCACACCAACTAAAGTTTATGATAAATACTTTGCTGCAAGTTTTTTCCATGGTGGGAAACTATAA
- the erpA gene encoding iron-sulfur cluster insertion protein ErpA, whose protein sequence is MEVAINFTDSAVSKVRELIEEENNPDLKLRVFITGGGCSGFQYGFTFDEIANEDDFLIDREGVKFLVDTMSYQYLVGAEIDYIDSFEGSQFTIKNPNAQTTCGCGSSFSV, encoded by the coding sequence ATGGAAGTAGCAATTAATTTTACGGATAGCGCGGTTAGTAAGGTCCGCGAGCTGATCGAAGAAGAAAATAATCCTGATCTTAAATTAAGGGTGTTTATTACTGGTGGTGGTTGTTCTGGCTTTCAATATGGCTTTACTTTTGATGAAATAGCTAATGAAGATGACTTTTTGATTGATCGGGAAGGTGTGAAGTTTTTGGTCGATACCATGTCATATCAATATCTGGTTGGTGCTGAAATTGATTATATTGATTCTTTTGAAGGGTCGCAGTTTACAATTAAAAATCCAAATGCCCAGACTACATGCGGTTGTGGTTCTTCTTTTTCGGTATAA
- the tsf gene encoding translation elongation factor Ts, with translation MANITAAMVAQLREMTGMGMMECKKALVETDGDLKKAEELIRVKSGAKASKVAGRTAAEGVVVVATSADGKKGVVAEINCETDFVAKDEGFLDFANKVAAALLATPVASLEEAANVKMAEGKTIEETRKDIIAKLGENISLRRFQAFSTEGSLASYLHGKKIGVVVDLVGGDTELGKDIAMHIAANKPICVSKDNVPAEKIEEERNIYSQQAAQSGKPADIVTKMVEGRISKYLAEVTLLGQPFVKNPDLTVEKLLAAKNAKVNSFAMFVVGEGIEKKVVDFAAEVAAAAKV, from the coding sequence ATGGCAAACATTACTGCTGCGATGGTAGCTCAGTTACGTGAAATGACTGGTATGGGGATGATGGAGTGTAAAAAAGCTCTAGTTGAAACTGATGGCGATCTTAAAAAAGCTGAAGAATTAATTCGTGTAAAAAGTGGTGCTAAAGCATCAAAAGTAGCTGGACGTACTGCAGCTGAAGGTGTGGTGGTGGTTGCTACTTCTGCCGATGGTAAAAAAGGTGTTGTGGCTGAAATCAATTGCGAAACAGATTTTGTTGCAAAAGATGAAGGATTCCTAGATTTTGCGAATAAAGTTGCTGCAGCATTGCTTGCGACTCCGGTGGCTAGCCTTGAAGAAGCGGCTAATGTGAAAATGGCGGAAGGTAAAACTATTGAAGAAACGCGTAAAGATATTATTGCTAAACTAGGTGAAAATATTTCTCTACGTCGTTTTCAGGCATTTTCTACTGAAGGTTCACTTGCAAGTTACCTGCATGGTAAAAAAATCGGTGTGGTTGTTGATTTGGTTGGTGGTGATACTGAGCTTGGTAAAGATATTGCGATGCACATTGCTGCGAATAAGCCAATTTGTGTTTCTAAAGATAATGTTCCTGCCGAGAAAATCGAGGAAGAACGTAATATCTATTCACAACAGGCTGCACAATCTGGAAAGCCAGCTGATATCGTGACTAAAATGGTTGAAGGACGTATTTCTAAATATCTTGCTGAAGTTACATTATTAGGTCAGCCATTCGTTAAAAATCCAGATCTAACAGTTGAAAAATTGTTGGCTGCGAAAAATGCTAAAGTTAATAGTTTCGCCATGTTTGTAGTAGGTGAAGGTATTGAGAAAAAAGTGGTTGATTTTGCTGCCGAAGTAGCTGCGGCTGCTAAAGTATAA
- a CDS encoding carboxymuconolactone decarboxylase family protein, whose product MADYKNSDKYKAGIKLMQEKYEQSVIDSVDKGLYEFSPELADLVVSHGMAEVWGEKTSSLALKDKEMLIAAALIAQGGCDEEFEGHIYNSLSVGNSKQQIKEMLILLTLYVGVPKVLAKLPYVQKAFKKFDDSKLNK is encoded by the coding sequence ATGGCAGATTATAAAAATAGTGATAAATATAAAGCTGGTATTAAACTTATGCAGGAAAAGTATGAACAGTCGGTGATTGATTCTGTTGACAAAGGGTTATATGAATTTTCACCAGAGTTGGCTGATTTAGTAGTTAGTCATGGTATGGCAGAAGTTTGGGGCGAAAAGACTTCATCTCTTGCCTTAAAAGATAAAGAGATGTTGATTGCTGCAGCCTTAATTGCTCAAGGTGGCTGCGATGAAGAATTTGAAGGACATATCTATAACTCTCTAAGTGTCGGTAATAGCAAACAGCAGATTAAGGAAATGTTGATATTGTTAACTCTTTATGTTGGCGTGCCTAAGGTTTTAGCTAAATTACCCTATGTGCAAAAAGCATTTAAAAAATTTGATGATTCTAAATTAAACAAATAG
- the plsY gene encoding glycerol-3-phosphate 1-O-acyltransferase PlsY, which yields MMLYSMLIIAYLLGSLSFAIIVSKCMKLEDPRSYGSQNAGATNVMRSGNKKAAIFTLLGDLIKGLLVVVVARFITHGIDGGDAIVGLCGVMAVIGHIYPIFFKFKGGKGVATAIGVMLGLNPYLAMLLVVTWIIVFKLSRVSSLSAIIATLMSPLYAYILMGNSSYFGATTIVAFFVVYKHKDNIIRLIKGTEGSFKQKKPSEDHLDDVVHIAAVTEGIIEETVNEEQIDYYDILGLSKNATDEEIKEAYHTIKSRLPDGSTSVKFVYSAAQLEEAYATLSDSVKRKAYDDAYLKFSEEQGD from the coding sequence ATGATGCTTTATTCCATGCTCATTATTGCCTATTTACTAGGCTCTTTGTCATTTGCAATTATTGTTTCTAAGTGTATGAAACTTGAAGATCCGCGCAGTTATGGTTCACAGAATGCTGGGGCAACTAATGTGATGCGTAGTGGTAACAAGAAGGCGGCTATTTTTACTTTGCTTGGCGACTTGATAAAGGGGCTTCTAGTTGTAGTGGTTGCCAGATTTATTACACATGGAATTGATGGTGGGGATGCAATAGTTGGTTTGTGTGGTGTAATGGCGGTGATTGGACATATTTATCCAATTTTCTTTAAATTTAAGGGGGGTAAGGGTGTTGCTACAGCAATTGGTGTAATGCTTGGGTTAAACCCTTATTTGGCAATGCTTCTGGTTGTAACTTGGATCATAGTTTTTAAGTTATCCCGTGTTTCCTCTCTTTCAGCAATTATTGCTACGTTGATGTCTCCATTATACGCTTACATTTTAATGGGTAATTCATCCTATTTTGGTGCAACTACTATAGTAGCATTTTTTGTAGTTTATAAGCATAAAGATAATATTATTCGCTTGATAAAGGGTACGGAAGGTAGTTTTAAGCAAAAGAAACCAAGTGAAGATCATCTTGATGATGTTGTTCATATTGCGGCTGTGACTGAAGGTATTATTGAAGAAACAGTGAATGAAGAACAGATTGATTATTATGATATTCTTGGTCTATCAAAAAATGCAACTGATGAAGAAATTAAAGAAGCTTATCATACTATAAAATCGAGACTTCCCGATGGTTCCACCAGTGTTAAGTTTGTTTACTCTGCTGCACAGCTTGAAGAGGCTTACGCTACTTTAAGCGACTCAGTAAAGCGTAAGGCTTATGATGATGCTTATCTTAAGTTTTCTGAAGAGCAAGGGGATTAA
- the rpsB gene encoding 30S ribosomal protein S2 — protein sequence MMSVSIREMLEAGCHFGHQTKFWNPKMKPYIFGSRNKIHVINLDKTLPMFEDAIKFAKQTVKNKGTILFVGAKSQASEIIAEEAARCGMPYVDHRWLGGMLTNFETVKKSIKKLETKSELMEKADAGLSKKELLDLSRDVEKLQKTIGGIAEMKGLPSALFVIDTGVHAIAILEAQKLGIPVIAVVDTNNDPSGVDYVIPGNDDSARAIKLYASAFADAILSAKDETVADLAKAIKVEMVEDAAPEKKTVRTVKKAEEASAE from the coding sequence ATTATGTCTGTTTCTATTCGCGAAATGCTGGAAGCTGGTTGCCATTTCGGTCACCAAACTAAATTCTGGAATCCAAAAATGAAGCCATATATCTTTGGCTCTCGTAATAAAATTCATGTTATCAATCTGGATAAAACTTTACCTATGTTTGAAGATGCAATTAAATTTGCTAAGCAAACAGTAAAAAATAAAGGTACTATTTTATTTGTTGGTGCTAAATCTCAAGCTAGTGAAATTATTGCTGAAGAAGCTGCGCGTTGCGGGATGCCTTATGTTGATCACCGTTGGTTAGGTGGTATGCTTACCAATTTTGAAACAGTAAAAAAATCAATCAAAAAATTAGAAACTAAATCTGAATTAATGGAAAAAGCTGATGCTGGCTTATCTAAAAAAGAATTACTTGACTTATCTCGCGATGTTGAAAAACTGCAAAAAACAATCGGTGGTATCGCTGAGATGAAAGGTTTACCTTCGGCACTATTTGTAATTGATACTGGTGTTCATGCAATTGCAATTCTTGAAGCTCAAAAACTTGGTATTCCTGTTATTGCTGTTGTTGATACTAACAATGATCCATCAGGCGTTGATTATGTAATTCCTGGGAATGATGATTCAGCTCGTGCGATTAAACTTTATGCTTCAGCATTTGCAGATGCAATTTTATCTGCCAAGGATGAAACTGTTGCTGATTTGGCAAAAGCTATTAAAGTTGAGATGGTAGAAGATGCTGCACCGGAAAAGAAAACAGTGCGTACGGTAAAAAAAGCTGAAGAAGCTTCTGCTGAGTAA